A genomic region of Rheinheimera sp. MMS21-TC3 contains the following coding sequences:
- a CDS encoding Ig-like domain-containing protein, which produces MRNVQRLFIALILSALAACGGGGSLGTGNTGGGNTDVVYSLDLTLAKSNGLASSELSQATPLTVKATLSATNNGVIANKVISFTLSDPALASFSNQSGTALTDANGVATIVLLVGTKSGAGQVEASFNDAITNVGFNSAGDGGDSVDVTIGSVSLIADTLQLGTGAGDKVELSALVRDSNNVVVANVPVDFFADSGELVKIDSVTGLNGVAKASLTTQIDKELRDITIRAIVQQQSAELKITVFGTSIVIAAPSSVVLGDTATVDVFLTDSNDNGIQGQQLEVVSALGNTLSNTTPITAGSAAKASFTYTAVNSGVDTLTVMGLGSTNSATINISADAFAFVEADQDTILEVDLNTAQALNVEWLVNDLPNANKTVTFNTTRGVIADTEANLVNKKVTSYGTTDADGKAEAIIRSTYAGMSTISAIGGEGTEAVSAKKIVEFVAVNPTQVEAQAFPTQLGAGESSAIRAIVRDENNNPVKNQTIVFTLDNSAGGVKSTGTAVTNSQGIASTVFTADTTTGGGVNGLNLVVNASLQDDNAINDKVDIAVGKRTLFFRFGTGNTITKPSLSTYAKEFSIIVTDSSGNPIANQELNVAVVSLGYKKGVWVPSPLPPESFKRWITSGTPGAHTSPIYCDSEDANFNGILDDKEDINFDGQLTPGNIAVVDRTVTSDESGIATFKVTYPQDVGAWLNVRLQVTGLASGTENVSYREYLLPVSSEDVVNENASPPANPFGMLQSCDVAG; this is translated from the coding sequence ACTAGGTACTGGTAACACTGGAGGTGGCAATACTGATGTTGTTTACTCTCTAGATCTTACTTTAGCTAAATCTAATGGTTTAGCGTCGAGCGAATTATCGCAAGCTACACCGCTTACGGTAAAAGCAACGTTAAGTGCGACAAATAATGGTGTAATAGCTAATAAGGTTATTAGCTTTACCCTAAGCGACCCAGCCTTAGCTTCATTTAGCAATCAATCTGGTACAGCACTTACTGATGCTAATGGTGTAGCAACTATTGTTTTATTGGTAGGAACTAAATCTGGCGCCGGCCAAGTAGAAGCCAGTTTTAATGATGCTATTACAAATGTAGGCTTTAACTCTGCAGGCGATGGTGGTGACAGTGTTGATGTCACTATTGGCAGCGTGTCATTAATTGCCGATACTTTGCAGCTAGGCACTGGCGCGGGGGATAAAGTAGAATTAAGTGCATTAGTTCGAGATTCTAATAACGTTGTTGTGGCTAATGTGCCGGTAGATTTCTTTGCAGATTCAGGTGAGCTAGTAAAAATTGATAGTGTAACCGGACTTAATGGTGTGGCTAAAGCTAGTTTAACTACACAAATAGATAAAGAATTGCGTGATATTACTATTAGGGCTATTGTGCAACAACAAAGCGCAGAATTGAAAATTACCGTTTTTGGTACCTCTATAGTTATAGCAGCGCCTTCGTCTGTTGTGCTAGGAGATACGGCAACGGTCGACGTGTTTTTAACTGATTCTAATGATAATGGCATTCAAGGCCAACAATTAGAGGTTGTATCGGCTTTAGGTAATACTTTAAGTAATACAACGCCTATAACTGCTGGCTCTGCAGCTAAAGCTAGCTTTACTTATACCGCTGTAAATAGCGGCGTAGATACGCTTACGGTCATGGGTTTAGGTAGCACTAATAGTGCTACTATTAATATCAGTGCTGATGCTTTTGCTTTCGTTGAAGCGGATCAGGACACAATATTAGAAGTAGATCTTAATACAGCCCAAGCGCTTAATGTCGAATGGCTAGTTAATGATTTGCCTAACGCTAATAAAACAGTAACTTTTAATACTACTCGCGGTGTTATTGCCGACACAGAAGCCAACTTAGTTAATAAAAAAGTAACGTCCTACGGTACTACTGATGCTGACGGTAAAGCTGAAGCTATTATCCGCTCGACTTATGCTGGTATGTCAACTATTAGCGCAATAGGTGGAGAAGGCACTGAAGCGGTAAGCGCGAAAAAGATAGTTGAGTTTGTAGCAGTAAATCCAACTCAAGTTGAAGCACAAGCTTTTCCTACTCAGTTAGGTGCGGGTGAATCAAGTGCTATTAGAGCTATAGTGCGTGACGAAAATAATAACCCAGTTAAAAATCAAACGATTGTATTTACTCTAGATAATTCTGCAGGGGGTGTAAAAAGCACAGGTACTGCAGTAACAAATTCGCAGGGTATTGCTTCTACTGTATTTACCGCAGATACGACTACCGGCGGAGGCGTTAATGGCCTAAACTTAGTAGTAAACGCTTCTTTACAAGATGATAACGCTATAAATGATAAAGTTGATATTGCAGTAGGCAAAAGAACGCTATTCTTCCGCTTTGGTACGGGAAATACAATTACAAAGCCTTCGCTAAGTACTTATGCTAAAGAGTTTTCAATTATAGTTACAGATAGTTCAGGTAACCCTATAGCTAATCAAGAACTAAATGTAGCAGTGGTATCTTTAGGTTATAAAAAGGGGGTATGGGTGCCGTCTCCGCTTCCGCCTGAATCATTTAAACGTTGGATTACATCGGGAACGCCAGGTGCGCATACCTCTCCTATATATTGTGATAGCGAAGACGCTAACTTTAATGGCATCTTAGATGATAAAGAAGATATTAATTTTGATGGTCAATTAACCCCAGGAAATATCGCTGTAGTAGACAGAACTGTTACTTCAGATGAAAGCGGAATTGCAACTTTTAAAGTGACTTACCCGCAAGATGTAGGAGCATGGCTAAATGTCCGTTTACAAGTTACTGGTTTAGCTTCAGGAACAGAAAATGTGTCATATAGAGAGTATTTGCTACCGGTTTCAAGTGAAGATGTTGTAAATGAAAACGCTTCACCGCCAGCAAATCCTTTTGGAATGCTGCAATCATGTGATGTGGCAGGGTAA